A stretch of the Desulfatiglans anilini DSM 4660 genome encodes the following:
- a CDS encoding histidine phosphatase family protein: MARRNRLYLVRHGQINGHEHNPIHGHTETGLTETGVLQMHHLSERLRFLDIKAIFASDLERSAAGARWIARYHEAPVELVPDLREMYFGEWEGLTLEEVCRRFPEALARRQADLVNFSAPGGGESMAGFAERVLSWLKRRFAKQGPGDWVLVGHGGVNRVIICDALGLSLASMYSLQQDYGCLNIIDYFDDGTLVRLMNG, encoded by the coding sequence ATGGCGCGACGCAACCGTTTGTACCTTGTGCGGCATGGGCAGATAAACGGACATGAGCACAATCCTATCCACGGCCATACAGAGACGGGGCTGACCGAGACCGGTGTGCTGCAGATGCACCACCTTTCAGAGCGGCTTCGATTTCTGGATATCAAGGCCATTTTTGCGAGCGATCTCGAACGTTCCGCTGCCGGCGCCCGATGGATTGCCCGATACCACGAAGCCCCCGTGGAGTTGGTACCCGACCTGCGCGAGATGTATTTCGGTGAGTGGGAAGGCCTCACCCTGGAGGAAGTCTGCCGGCGTTTCCCTGAAGCGTTGGCGAGGCGCCAGGCGGATCTCGTGAATTTCTCCGCGCCGGGTGGCGGGGAATCCATGGCCGGTTTTGCCGAGAGGGTCCTCAGCTGGCTGAAGCGCCGATTTGCGAAACAGGGTCCGGGAGACTGGGTGCTGGTGGGACACGGCGGTGTGAACCGGGTGATCATCTGCGATGCATTGGGGCTTTCGCTGGCATCCATGTATTCGCTGCAGCAGGACTACGGCTGCCTGAACATCATAGACTATTTCGATGATGGGACGCTGGTACGCCTCATGAATGGATAA
- a CDS encoding calcium/sodium antiporter, with protein MLLNSFFLCLGIALLYWGSEWMVKGAASLALSLSIRPLIVGLTVVAFATSAPELLVSLVAAVKGSSGMSLGNILGSNVANIALILGLSALFSPLAVDPILVRRDIPFLVGISALFWVLCLNGQLGLWKGILLVTMLIVFILMGVFTASTHSQGKETLPVEKKGTLWKDAALIVAGTTALMGGAHLVVQSSIFFAKIFGLSETFIGLSIVAVGTSLPELATSVAAAAHRESDISIGNVVGSNVFNLCLVMGAVGVFNPMEVDRGLLRFEFPAMFVLTLLLWIFARTRLILGRREGVVFVVCYLAFVGLSYWRAIL; from the coding sequence ATGCTTTTGAATTCTTTCTTCCTCTGCCTCGGTATCGCACTCCTTTACTGGGGCTCCGAATGGATGGTCAAAGGGGCCGCCTCCCTTGCGCTTTCCCTTTCCATCCGCCCACTGATCGTCGGCCTGACGGTGGTGGCCTTCGCCACGTCGGCCCCCGAACTTCTGGTCAGCCTCGTGGCGGCCGTCAAAGGCTCGAGCGGGATGTCGCTCGGCAACATTCTCGGCAGCAACGTAGCCAACATCGCCCTGATCCTCGGTCTCAGCGCCCTTTTCAGCCCCCTGGCCGTCGACCCCATTCTGGTGCGGCGCGACATTCCTTTCCTGGTCGGCATTTCAGCCCTTTTCTGGGTATTGTGCCTCAACGGCCAACTCGGTCTTTGGAAGGGCATTCTGCTGGTAACGATGCTGATCGTTTTCATCCTCATGGGGGTCTTTACCGCATCAACGCACTCGCAAGGAAAGGAAACCCTCCCCGTCGAAAAGAAAGGCACCCTCTGGAAGGACGCCGCCCTCATCGTCGCCGGGACAACCGCTTTGATGGGAGGGGCTCACCTGGTGGTCCAATCATCCATTTTCTTCGCGAAGATCTTCGGACTGAGTGAGACCTTCATCGGGTTGAGTATCGTCGCCGTAGGAACCTCTCTCCCCGAACTGGCGACCTCGGTGGCGGCGGCGGCCCACCGGGAATCCGACATCTCCATCGGAAATGTCGTCGGCAGCAACGTTTTCAACCTCTGCTTGGTCATGGGGGCCGTAGGGGTTTTCAACCCGATGGAGGTCGACAGGGGACTGCTGCGTTTCGAGTTTCCCGCCATGTTCGTCCTGACCCTGCTTCTCTGGATCTTCGCGCGCACACGTCTCATACTCGGGCGGCGGGAAGGTGTGGTTTTCGTTGTCTGCTATCTGGCCTTCGTAGGCCTTTCCTATTGGCGGGCCATTCTCTGA
- a CDS encoding YIP1 family protein, with translation MTIQLTCPYCRFSKEVPESTIPSTAKRAVCPQCGQQFLFSRPGSEDAPGGSSSSPTPEPSPVETVFEPEATLESAAPWEQKDGPGFWATFFQTISAVLFSSKSFFSPDLHPAGRGLRDPLAFGLLSGVLGSMAAFFWQALLALAGFSSLGGLFVGQLTYGLVFVILVLIIPVVVFLGLFVYAGVLHLLMRITGAGKRRFEGTFRVVAYSQAVQLLAFVPFIGGWIAWIWQLVVQIVGLRTIHETSYGRVILGFLIPVMLCLVVGTVTVLLIPLVFLRLS, from the coding sequence ATGACCATCCAGCTCACCTGTCCTTATTGCCGATTCTCGAAAGAGGTTCCCGAAAGCACCATTCCGTCCACCGCCAAACGGGCGGTATGCCCCCAATGCGGTCAGCAGTTTCTGTTTTCCAGGCCTGGATCTGAGGACGCACCAGGCGGATCTTCTTCGTCTCCCACCCCGGAGCCCTCGCCGGTCGAAACGGTCTTCGAGCCCGAGGCGACGCTCGAATCGGCAGCCCCCTGGGAACAGAAAGACGGCCCCGGGTTCTGGGCGACTTTTTTCCAAACCATCTCTGCCGTCCTTTTTTCCAGCAAATCCTTTTTCAGCCCGGATCTTCACCCTGCCGGCCGGGGGCTCCGCGACCCTCTCGCATTCGGGCTCCTGTCAGGAGTCCTTGGCAGCATGGCGGCCTTCTTCTGGCAGGCCTTGCTGGCGCTGGCCGGATTCTCCTCCTTAGGCGGCCTGTTCGTTGGTCAATTGACTTACGGCCTGGTTTTTGTCATCCTGGTGCTTATCATCCCTGTCGTTGTTTTTCTGGGCCTGTTCGTCTACGCTGGGGTCCTGCATCTGCTGATGAGGATCACTGGAGCGGGCAAACGTCGTTTCGAGGGCACCTTTCGCGTTGTAGCTTACTCGCAGGCCGTCCAACTGCTGGCATTCGTCCCCTTCATAGGCGGTTGGATCGCCTGGATCTGGCAGCTTGTCGTGCAGATCGTCGGCCTGCGCACCATTCATGAAACAAGCTATGGCCGGGTCATCCTGGGTTTCCTGATTCCCGTGATGCTCTGCCTCGTTGTCGGCACCGTCACCGTCCTTCTGATTCCGCTCGTTTTCCTGCGACTTTCCTGA
- a CDS encoding ATP-dependent helicase, whose amino-acid sequence MTTHPIDYPRFLNPSQFEAVMTLEGPVLVVAGAGSGKTRTLVYRVARLVETGVAPESILLLTFTRKAAMEMLERAAGLADPRCRFVSGGTFHALAYRVLRQHGERLGFPPGFTILDRSDMEEVLRSLIPDLNLPKGTNRFPKRATLANILSKAANLEQSVDAFMEEEYGQFLEFVPEIRRLTDLYGRYKREHALMDYDDLLIHLRKLLAEDVETRQLLGRQYSHIMVDEYQDTNAIQADTVSWLAHEHRNVVVVGDDSQSIYSFRGADYRNMFAFPKRFPGARIIKLEENYRSTQPILNLTNAVMAQASEHYTKCLFTRREGGEKPAVIDTRTEPEQALTVCRLIRQEMDAGRSQEEIAVLFRAAYHSFELEAELTRQRLPYIKYGGFKFLESAHIKDFLAHLRVLVNPEEAVSWSRILCMVKNIGQGKSRSIFEWIKANRITPGKLSEWPGMGKREQGLRPLCDLMQQLSGKTPSPRKAVETTLDYYTPVLKERYDDYPRRLKELQQLIPMAERYQSLRSFLADLVLDPPNSSLDAEPEQDRSFLTLSTVHSAKGLEWPVVIVIWVMEGRFPSARAYRNPMELEEERRLMYVAATRAMDRLFFCYPGQEYQQTWDTMGGGPTYQSGLSSFIGALPDGVVAFESARTSGRFDPFSKPRGKAPEPEAASPHPFQSGDRVRHPAFGPGVVSRFFDDDKVEVFFSQAGRKLLHLGYTTLEKI is encoded by the coding sequence TTGACGACGCATCCCATCGATTATCCCCGTTTTCTCAACCCTTCCCAGTTCGAGGCGGTCATGACCCTGGAAGGCCCGGTTCTCGTGGTGGCCGGCGCCGGCAGCGGCAAGACGAGGACGCTGGTCTACCGGGTGGCGCGCCTGGTTGAAACCGGCGTCGCCCCGGAGTCCATCCTTCTGCTCACGTTTACCCGTAAAGCCGCCATGGAGATGCTCGAACGGGCTGCAGGATTGGCCGATCCCCGCTGCCGGTTCGTCTCGGGCGGGACCTTTCACGCTTTGGCCTACCGGGTCCTGAGGCAGCACGGCGAACGCCTGGGCTTTCCACCCGGATTCACCATCCTGGACCGCTCCGACATGGAAGAGGTGCTCCGCTCTCTCATCCCGGATCTCAACCTGCCGAAAGGCACGAACCGCTTCCCGAAACGCGCCACGCTGGCCAATATCCTCAGCAAGGCGGCCAACCTCGAGCAATCGGTCGACGCCTTCATGGAAGAGGAGTACGGCCAGTTCCTGGAATTCGTCCCCGAGATCCGGAGGCTGACGGATCTCTATGGCCGGTACAAGCGGGAACATGCCCTTATGGATTATGACGATCTGCTGATCCACCTGCGGAAGCTCCTGGCGGAGGATGTCGAAACCAGGCAGCTCCTCGGGCGCCAATACAGCCACATCATGGTGGACGAGTATCAGGACACCAATGCGATTCAGGCCGACACCGTCAGCTGGCTGGCCCATGAGCACCGGAACGTCGTGGTGGTCGGGGACGATTCCCAATCCATCTACTCCTTCCGCGGCGCCGACTATCGCAACATGTTCGCGTTCCCGAAGCGGTTTCCGGGCGCCAGGATCATCAAGCTGGAGGAGAACTACCGCTCGACCCAGCCGATCCTGAATCTGACCAACGCCGTCATGGCGCAGGCGAGTGAGCACTACACCAAGTGCCTCTTCACCCGCCGGGAAGGCGGGGAAAAACCGGCGGTCATCGATACCCGCACCGAACCGGAGCAGGCCCTGACGGTCTGCCGCTTGATCAGGCAGGAGATGGATGCCGGCCGGTCTCAAGAGGAGATCGCCGTTCTCTTCCGGGCAGCCTACCATTCGTTCGAACTGGAAGCCGAACTGACGCGTCAACGTCTCCCTTACATCAAATACGGCGGGTTCAAATTCCTCGAATCCGCGCATATCAAAGACTTTTTGGCCCACCTGCGCGTCCTGGTCAATCCCGAAGAGGCCGTGAGCTGGAGCCGCATCCTGTGCATGGTCAAAAACATCGGCCAGGGGAAGAGCCGGAGCATCTTCGAATGGATCAAGGCCAACCGGATCACCCCCGGGAAGCTCTCCGAATGGCCTGGAATGGGGAAGCGGGAGCAGGGCCTCAGACCGCTCTGCGACCTGATGCAGCAACTGAGCGGCAAAACGCCGTCCCCCAGGAAAGCGGTGGAAACAACCCTGGATTACTATACCCCCGTCTTGAAAGAACGCTACGACGACTATCCCCGGCGGCTCAAGGAGCTTCAGCAGCTCATCCCGATGGCGGAGCGGTACCAGAGCCTGCGAAGTTTCCTGGCGGACCTCGTCCTGGACCCGCCCAACAGCTCGCTCGATGCCGAACCCGAACAGGACCGCTCCTTTCTGACCCTTTCGACGGTCCATTCGGCCAAAGGGCTGGAGTGGCCGGTCGTGATCGTGATCTGGGTCATGGAGGGGCGGTTTCCATCGGCACGCGCCTACCGGAACCCGATGGAGCTGGAGGAGGAAAGGCGCCTCATGTATGTGGCCGCCACACGGGCCATGGACCGGCTGTTCTTCTGCTACCCCGGACAGGAGTATCAGCAGACATGGGACACCATGGGAGGCGGGCCGACCTACCAATCCGGTCTTTCCTCCTTTATCGGCGCCTTGCCGGACGGGGTCGTGGCCTTCGAGTCGGCACGCACCTCCGGGCGTTTCGACCCCTTTTCGAAGCCCCGCGGCAAAGCGCCCGAACCGGAGGCCGCCTCGCCCCATCCCTTTCAATCGGGGGACCGGGTTCGCCACCCCGCCTTCGGCCCCGGCGTGGTCTCACGGTTTTTCGACGATGACAAGGTGGAGGTCTTCTTCAGCCAGGCCGGACGCAAGCTGCTCCACCTGGGGTACACCACCCTCGAAAAGATATAA